A window of the Oncorhynchus masou masou isolate Uvic2021 chromosome 13, UVic_Omas_1.1, whole genome shotgun sequence genome harbors these coding sequences:
- the LOC135552745 gene encoding SUMO-activating enzyme subunit 1, with translation MIDMIEKEESIISEEEAAQYDRQIRLWGLDAQKRLRGSRVLLVGLRGLGAEVAKNLILAGVKGLTLLDHEQVTEESCRAQFLIPVTAQGQNRAQASLERAQYLNPMVEVKADTDRVETKPDKFFLQFEAVCLTGCSRDLMVRVDQLCAQHNIKVFCGDVFGYHGYMFSDLGQEHNYVEEKPKVVKPKTDESNDGPEAKKPKVDPNETTMIKKTASFCSLKVALEVDWTNEKAKSSLKRTPVDYFLLHVLLKFRTDKGRDPHPESFEADATLLRQIRDDVLEAMGLSSELLPHDFVSYCFSEMAPVCAVVGGVLGQEVVKALSQRDAPHKNFFFFDGMKGSGVVDYFGPK, from the exons ATGATAGACATGATTGAGAAGGAGGAATCTATCATTAGCGAGGAAGAAGCGGCTCAGTATGACCGGCAGATCCGATTATGGGGTCTGGATGCACAAAAGAG GCTACGGGGGTCTCGTGTGCTCCTGGTGGGCCTCAGGGGCCTGGGGGCTGAAGTGGCCAAAAATCTAATCCTGGCTGGAGTGAAGGGGCTGACCCTGCTGGACCACGAACAG GTGACAGAGGAGTCATGTCGAGCCCAGTTTCTGATTCCAGTGACTGCTCAGGGCCAGAACCGAGCCCAGGCCTCCCTGGAGCGGGCCCAGTACCTCAAccccatggtggaggtgaaggcagacacagacagggtgGAGACCAAACCAGACAAATTCTTCCTTCAATTTGAGGCA GTGTGTCTGACAGGCTGCTCGAGGGATCTGATGGTGCGCGTGGACCAACTTTGTGCCCAGCACAACATCAAGGTCTTCTGTGGCGATGTCTTTGGTTACCACGGATACATGTTCTCCGACCTTGGCCAGGAGCACAACTATGTTGA GGAGAAGCCCAAAGTAGTCAAGCCCAAAACAGACGAGTCCAATGATGGACCTGAGGCCAAGAAACCAAAGGTTGACCCCAATGAGACCACCATGATCAAAAAG ACTGCCAGCttctgctccttgaaagtggctcTGGAAGTGGATTGGACCAATGAGAAGGCCAAGAGCAGCCTGAAGCGCACCCCCGTGGACTACTTCCTGCTACACG TACTGCTGAAGTTTCGTACAGACAAAGGTCGCGACCCCCACCCAGAAAGCTTTGAGGCGGACGCCACGCTCCTGAGACAGATCCGGGATGATGTCCTGGAGGCCATGGGGCTGAGTAGCGAGCTGCTGCCTCACGACTTTGTCAG CTACTGCTTCTCTGAGATGGCCCCTGTGTGTGCTGTGGTGGGAGGAGTGCTGGGACAGGAGGTTGTCAAG GCTCTTTCCCAGAGAGATGCACCACACAAGAACTTCTTCTTCTTTGACGGTATGAAGGGCAGCGGGGTAGTGGACTACTTTGGCCCAAAGTGA